In Quercus robur chromosome 11, dhQueRobu3.1, whole genome shotgun sequence, the sequence AGATGGTTTTAAAGTTAAATAACCATGGTGTAAATTACTAATAAGTTTCACTAACCGTGAGAAATTCAGgtaattttttgctatttctttttaCTTCTACGCGAACAAACAACAATAATGAAAATGACATTGGGGAAAGATGCATAGAGAGGGAAGAGATATTGCTTATATACCTAATGCTAAACCacaaattgaattttatcatttttcccCCATGCATCAATTGTGAAGTTGGTGGCTTGACTTATCCTAATCCAAATTGTTTTGGAGTGGCGTATAAGACTTGATGTCCTATTTCAAGTGCAACTATAATTCCTAATTGTTTTAGGACTCTTAAATTGATACCTAACCAGCTTAGATATCCAAGTTCAATTTGGAATTGATGTGTTGGACCTTGCGTGCTTAAAGTATTCTACTTAAAGTTGCTTGGATTAATATTTACACGTGTATGTAAGGAACTTGCATGAAATACAATTCTATTGCTACAAGGACTCATCTTTGCCGACTTGATATTTTATATAGgaatggcaatggggcggggtgggtccgaaggatggggtcttcacCCCCGCCCCGAAAGATTTTGTCTTACCCCATCTCCGCCCCGTCCCGCATGACAGGGAAaattttcttgccccatccctgcCCCTTGAGGCCCCACGAAGCTCCGCGCCCACCCtgtaaaactctatttttgttaattttccctacaactaatacaatttttttaatgaaacctatttcattgataaaaatatacttgaaattacaactaaatttatcccatcaaatcaaataaatttttagaaaaaattgaataatatattcaagtgtttaacaagacaatcaaaaaaaaaaataaataaatctcctAGTATAACACATAgtatccccgccccgccccgtggtgcggggctaaaatcttgcctcATCCCCTCCCCACCACCTTTGCAGGGCGAGGAAAACCCGTGTGGGGAAGGGCGAGTTAAGCGGGGTGgggaaaaattgtcatccctaattCTATATAAGGAGAGGTGTTGCAGCAATTGTATAGATGGTAAGATAGAGAGAAACAGAAAGTAGAATAGAGAGTTTTGGCTGTTGCATATTATTATGAGAGTTCTCTAGTTTAGCATAGAATGCAAGGTCTTCTCTATTCCTTGTATTAGTGAGAGAGCTATTGGGTGTATTGGGGATTGGGTGTGTGTGATAATATTGATACACCAACTTGTATATCTCCATATTTGATTAATGGAATTTCTTCGTTGTTACTTGTGGATGTAGGCCAAAAGCCAAACCATGCAAATCTTTAGTGTTCttttatttgtgtgtgtttatttattttttgagtttgagtttgctTCATTCctattgtttatttcttggagATCTTTTTAtagtcataatatttttacaattaatatTGAGGTGGGAGTGCTATCCAGAGGTGCTTTCCTACAACAAACTGGTATTAGAGCCCAGGTTCGTTACCTAGGCGTTTGGATTTGTTCTCTTTAGAGATTTTGGTGATTGATTTGTGAATATAATTATTGAGGAGAAAGATGTCAGGTAATTGCTCTACAAAATCTTCGGAAAATTCCTCTGGAAAAACTTCATCAAAGTCTTCTGCAAAACCTTCCACAGTCAGGATAGCAGTTTCTAATGCCAAATTTGAGGTAGAGAAGTTTGATGGAACAAACAACTTCGGCATGCGGCAATGTGAAGTTACGGATGTCTTGATCCAACAGGAGCTAGATATTGCTTTGGAAGACAAACCTGAAGAGATGTCAGACAGAGATTGGGACAGCATAAATAGACAAGCTTGCAGCACCATCCGTTTGTGTTTGGCCAAGGatcaaaagtattttttttataagggaaACGAAGGCTAAAGAGCTTTGGAAGATGTTAGAAGACAAGTCTATGACGAAGAGTGTGGAGAATCGTCTATAGTTGAAGAAAAAGCTATTCCGTTTCTAGTATTGCCCAAGTATTTCTATGTTTGAGCACTTGaatgattataataaaatacTTGCTGATTTGCAAAATTTAAAGGTTGAGATTAAAGACAAAGATAAAGCTCTCTTATTGTTAAATTCACTACCTGATACTTATGATCATTTAATCACAACACTGTTGTATGGGAAGAATGAAATTAAGTTTAATGATGTGTCTAATACTTTGACTAATAATGAATATCGTAAGAAAGATAAGCAGGCCTACGTGGACACAGGTAGTGAAGCACTGATGGTTAGAGGCAGGTCTAAACATAAGAAGTCTGGTAGAAGAGGTAGATCGCACTCTAAGTCAAAAGGATCTACAAAGAGGAAAATTGGGAAATATGAGTGTGTCTTCTATCGCAATAAGGGGCATTGGAAGAAAGATTGCCCACTTttgaagaataaggacaagaAAGATTCTAATGCTAATGTAGCACATAGTACTGATGAAGATTCTGATTTTGCATTGACTGGTTCATTATTTGTTTGCCATTCAAATGAAGGGATCATAGATTCTACTTGTAGCTTTCATATGTGTCCGAAGAAGGAATGGTTTTACAATCTGGATGAGTCGGTACGTGATTCAGTCTTCATGGGTAATGATGAAGCCTGTGAGATCTTTGGAATGGGTAAAATCAAGCTGAAGTTGCATGATGGAACAGTTTGCAATTTGACACAAGTTCGATATATACCGGACTTGAAAAAGAATCTAATATCTGTTGATTTCTTAGAATTCAAAGGATTTAAGATTACCATGGAGAAAGGAATTTTGAAAGTTTCATATGGTGCATTTGTAGCATTGAGGGCCGCTCGTAAAAGGAATATGTATTTCCTTGATGGGAGTACTGTTGTAGGTGGAGCAACCACAGCTTTTGATATTTATTAGCGAGGTTGCTTTAGATGCTATTAGACTTTGGCACATGTGATTAGAGCATGCTGGTGAGAATGCTTTGCAAAGTCTCGTAAAGCAAGGTTTGCTAAAAGGTGCCAAGACCCGCAAGTTGGAATTTTGTGAGCATTGTGTTTTGAGGAAGCAAACTAGAGTCAAGTTTGACACTGCAGTTCATTAGACAAAGGGTACACTTGACTATGTACACACAGATGTGTGGGGGCCTGATAAGGTTGCTTCTCTTGGAGGTAAGCATTATTATGTTacttttgttgatgattactcctGCCAGGTTTGGGTGTATACTATGAGGCACAAGGATGAGGTTCTTGATGTATTTTTGAAGTGGAAGAAAttgattgaaactaaaacaagTCGTAAGATAAAACGATTCAGATCTGATAATGGTGGTGAGTACAAGTCTGATCCATTTTTGAAAGTTTGTCAAGATGAAGGTATTGTTCGTCACTTCACTGTTAAAGGTAccccacaacaaaatggagtggttgAAAGAATGAACTGTACTTTGCTGGAGAAGGTACGGTATGTTGTCTCAAACAAAATTAGGTAGAGAATTTTGGGCTGAGGCAATGACGTATGCAAGTCATATCATCAACCGTTTGCTTGCAGTTGCAAATGAAGGGAAAACTCCCCTAGAGTTATGGTCTAGATCTCCTACTACTAATTATGATTCCTTGTGCATATTTGGTTGTCCTGTATATTATCATGTGAAGGattcaaaattggattttagagCTAAGAAAGCTATTTTCTTAGGTTTTAGTTCAAGTGTGAAAGGATATAGGCTTTGGTGTACTGAGACAAAGAAGATAATTCATAGCCAAGATGTTACATTTAATGAATCTAAGTTTGTCAAGCTTATTAAGCAGGTGGAGGAAAGCACAGTTGAGAGTGATTCGCGGTAGGTGGAGTTTGAGACTCCTGTTGTTTCTTCAAAGTCTGTTAACACAGACAATGATATTGCGGTTGATGAAGGAAATAATCTAGATGAGAGTGAAGCTCCAGTTTTGACACCTTCATAGTTGACAAAGTCCATTGCAGTGAGAAGATCCAAACGGGAAATTTGAAAACCAGCTAGGTATGTTGATGCTGTAGCTTATGCACTTCCCATTGTTGAAGAAGACACTCCATCCACCTATAAAGAAGCTGTGTGCACATTTGAGAGTGGTGAATGGAAGAAGGCTATGGAAGAAGAGATGCAATCTTTTCATAAGAATCAGACTTGAGATTTGGTACAGCTTCCTAAAGGCAAAAAAGAGATTAGGTGCAAGTGGTTTACACAAAGAAAGAGGGACCAACAGGCAAAGATAGTGTGCGGTTCAAAGCTAGATTGGTTGTAAAAGGATATGCTTAAAAAGAAGGGATTGACTACAACGAGGTGTTCTCTCTTGTTATTAAACATTCATCTATTCGTATTTTGCTAGCTTTGGTGGCACAATTTGATCTCGAGTTATCACAACTTGATGTGAAGACAGCTTTCTTGCATGGAGATTTGGAGGAAGAGATTTACATGTCTCAACCTCATGGTTTTGAAGTTGCTGGTAAGGAAAATTGGGTCTATAAATTGAAGACATCGTTGTATGGATTGAAATAGTCTCCCCTACAGTGGTATAAGCGGTTTGACCGCTTCATGATTGGGCAAAAGTACACTAGAAGCCAGTTTGATCATTGTGTATATCTTCATAGGCTTTCTGATGGATCCTATATCTACTTGCTTCTATATGTTGATAACATGTTGGTGACATGTAAAAATAAGGCAGAAATTGAACGATTGAAGACTTAGTTGAGTTCAGAATTTGAAATGAAGGATCTCAATGAAGCAAAGAAGATACTTGGAATGGAGATTGCACGAGATAGAGTGAAGGGCACTGTTCATTTGACATAGAAACAATATTTGACTAAAGTACAACAACATTTTGGTATGAATTCCAATACCAAGCCTATGAGTACTCCTTTGGCCCCTCATTTTAAGCTTAGTACTTTGTTGTCACCGTGCACCGATGAGGAGTGTAAGTACATGACTCATGTCCCATATGCAAGTTTGGTTGGTAATCTCATGTATGCAATGGTGTGTACTCGGTCGGACATTTCTCAAGCTGTTAGTATGGTTAGTCGTTATATGCATGATCCGGGAAAAGGTCATTGGCAAGCAGCTAAATGGATTTTGAGATACATTTTGGGAACtgttgatttgggtttgaagTTCGAGAGAGATGATAATGTTGGAAGCCACTTAGTTTGTTATGTTGAGTCATATTTTGTTGGTGATCTAGATAAGCGTCGTTCTACTATGGGTTACATGTTTACACTTGCTAAAGCACTAGTGAGTTGGAGGTCGACATTGCAGTCCACTGTTGCATTTTCAACCATTGAAGCTGAATACATGGCTGTGATCGAAGCCATTAAGGAGGCtgtttggctacatggtttggTTGAAGACTTTGGGAATTTATCAAGAGCATGTCTCTGTATTTTGTGATAGTCAAAGTGCTATTTATTTAGCAAAGAACCAAGTCCATCACTCTCGAACTAAACATATTGATGTTCGCTTCCACTTCGTTCATGAAATTATTGATGAAGGAGATACTCTTCTTAAGAAGATTAGAACTGCAGATAATTTAGCTGACATGATGACTAAGCCAGTTCCTTTGCACAAGTTCAAGCATTGCTTAGATTTGATTGGCATTTGCAGTTTATGATAGCCCTTAGGGGCTTTGGTGGTGACGATAGagaagttttgtttgtgtggttTGATTGGATTCAAgtcaaggtggagatttgtgaAGTTGGTGGCTTGACTTATCCTAATCCAAATTGTTTTGGAGTGGCGTATAAGACTTGATGTCCTATTTCAAGTGCAACTATAATTCCTAATTGTTTTAGGACTCTTAAATTGATACCTAACCAGCTTAGATATCCAAGTTCAATTTGGAATTGATGTGTTGGACCTCACGTGCTCAACATATTCTACTTAAAGTTGCTTGGATTAGTATTTGCATGTGTATGTAAGGAACTTGCATGGATACAATTCTATTGCTATAAGGACTTATCTTTGTCGACTTGATATTCTATATAAGGAGAGGTGTTGCGGCAATTGTATAGATGGTAAGATAGAGAGAAATAGAAAGTGCAATAGAGAGTTTTGGCATTGCATATTATTGTGAGAGTTCTCTAGTTTAGCATAGGATGCAAGGTCtactttattctcttgtattaGTGAGAGAGCTATTGGGTGTACTGGGGATTGGGTGTGTGTGAGAATATTGATACACCAACTCGCATATCTCCATATTTGATTAATGGAATTTCTTCATTGTTGCCTGTGGATGTAGGCCAAAAGCTGAATCACGTAAATCTTTGGTGttcttttgtttgtgtgtgtttatttattttatgagtttAGGTTTGCTTCATTCctattgtttatttcttggagATCTTTCTATAGTcgtaatattttcacaatcaataTTGAGGTGGGAGTGCTATTCGGAGGCACTTTCCTACAACATCAATAACATTATGTCTTTTATGGAGGGTGACAAAGCATTAAGCAACAGCTAGTCCAAGTTTCATCTTCGGCCTAATTTTCCAATCCTATGATATTTAAAGCAGCTATTCTTCTCACCACaacctctctttttgtttatttggggggaaaagatagaaaaaagtATTGGGGGCCAACTATCTACCTCTTTGTGTGCATTctcaagaagaaaaggaaatagaGAAGGAGAAACTAGGAGAGTAACCCCAAAGTAGTCTAGgcataatattttttcaagATTCTAGGTTAAATatatcaaacaaatttaaaactaaaaaaataccaTATTTTGGTtggaattaatttaaaatttcttcaaGTTATTAAAGGTGTGACAAGTGGCACAATAGAAACATTCTATTTGTAAAAGTACTAGAAAAATTGAGGGTTAGATGTGAAAATTCTCATGGCAATTACTAATAACGAAACAAAGGCAAATGGCATTAAATGTTTTATACCTAGTCTCTAACATTTTAACAAGTATCATCCAAGCCCAAGGAAAGAAAGACACGTAGAAGAAGCAATTGCTAATAACCATCGAGCCTTAAGTATAAATATATGGCTCGTTatcaaaaaagaacaagaagaaaaaagaacacCATGCTCGACTTGACAAACTTGTTTTACTCAAGAGatcttataatttatttccttAGGAAATTTTCTCATAGTGCATAGGGTTTGCTTTGAAGGTATTCATGCCAATAAATGCTTCCTTATAATCTTGTTTTTCAGTTTAACCAAGTTTATTTTGGCTTGAATGACATTCATAGTTGTTAGTCACATTTAATTCACAATTGTCTTCAAATTAGTTTGGTGGGTAGTATGATTTGCTTGACTTTGATTTCCACAACATTGATATGATCAGTACTATTTAGGTTAAGTATCCGTTTCACCGTTTGGATACACGTTTGGCACGTCTGTGTTTGCgtttcaccctttttttttttttgaagcgtATTTTTTTGTGGCTTTATGTCACACCAATGGGtcccgtgtactgttcacgggacccataaacctctttttttcagcaacttttttattaataacataGCTTACTGTTTAGATTAATTAAGCTTTGATCTATTTTGCTTCCAATCAAATTGAGTGTAATCATGAATAACATAGCTTATTGGGACTTAGAAATATTGTGTCAATATCCCTAGTTatccaaattcttttttattttttaaaaggctTCCATTAAAGAGATTATCTATTTCTAGAGACAGATATTTTATGTTGAATAGGTTTGATTTAAATAGTACATAGTTAAACAATGCTCTTAATTGTTTGGACTGGGCTTGGCCTTAGCTTTTGTAGGGTTTACAATTTAGAATTGGGCCTACAACACCACAAAAGGCTCTTAATCCCATCGTAAGCTGAAGTGAGCCTCGTAACCAAACACCACCCTAACTCAATCCCTCAAAAACCCTAGCTCACCCTCTAAATCGCTTCATTCTCCTTCGCCtctcttcacactctctctcacagaagaaaagagaaatccCACAAAATCTCTCATTTCCAGTAACCTAATCATGGCTGAGCGCGGTGGAGCAGGAGGAGAGCGTGGTGGCTTCGGCAGAGGCTTCGGTGGAGGACGCTCCAGAGGCGACCGCGGGCGCGGTGGACGCCGCCGTGGGAGACGCGAGGAGGAGGAGAAGTGGGTGCCAGTCACAAAGCTTGGACGCCTCGTCCATTCCGATAAGATAAGATCCCTGGAGCAGATCTACCTCCACTCGCTCCCAATCAAGGAGCACCAGATCGTGGACAAGCTCTGCCCTGGTCTCAAGGACGAGGTCATGAAGATCATGCCCGTTCAGAAACAGACCCGTGCCGGTCAGAGAACTCGCTTCAAGGCCTTCGTCGTCGTCGGTGACAACAACGGCCACGTCGGCCTCGGTGTCAAGTGCAGCAAGGAGGTCGCTACTGCTATTCGTGGCGCTATCATTTTGGCTAAGCTCTCTGTCATTCCTGTCAGGAGAGGATACTGGGGTAACAAGATCGGTAAGCCTCATACGGTGCCCTGTAAGGTCACCGGAAAGTGTGGTTCCGTTACTGTTCGTATGGTTCCTGCTCCTCGTGGTGCCGGAATTGTGGCCGCTAGGGTTCCAAAGAAGGTGCTTCAGTTTGCTGGTATTGATGATGTTTTCACTTCCTCCAGGGGTTCCACTAAGACTCTCGGAAACTTTGTCAAGGTTAGCTTttccactctctctctttttgtttctttcatgaTATTTTGTATGCTGCTTATATTGGGATTTGAATTgataagatttattattatagTGATATGTTATTGTCTGCACCATTGATTCAATATTTGGGTttatgaaaatttgagaaatgttATTGTATTGTCTAGTCTGAATGATGAAATGGGTCCATTTGAATAGAGAGGATATATATACTATTGGCTTGGTGAAGGTTGATTACTCGTTCAAGAGGCTTGTTGGTTTTCAAAGATATTATATCAGTTGCAATAATGAGAATGTcttaaaaggaagattaaaatgtatgagatatatataaattctaTCTTGAATAAGAGACATAAAAtgcaattgcaatgatctagtGTACTGAATATCAATCTGTGGAGCATAATGTTTCCTCTCTTTTTGGCTCTACTCTTGAAGGGtattaactttcaattttgtgtGTTTGGAGGTAAGATGGCTGTTGTTATGTATATGATATtatgattattaaaaaagatgTTGAATGAGAGACGTGAAAGGTATTTTTAAAGATGTAATGTGCTATTTATAAATCGATGGATCATAATGGTGTTCTCTCTTTGCAGGCAACATTTGAATGTCTGCTGAAAACTTATGGCTTCCTTACACCTGACTTTTGGAGAGAGACCCGCTTCACAAAGTCTCCATTCCAAGAGCATACCGATCTGTTGGCAAAACCAACTGGTAAGCTAGTCCTGGAGGAGCCTGAGAGGAATGATGCTTGAGCTAGTTTGGGTATAACAATGATGTGATGAATGTGCCGTTAGACAACTTTTTTTGAGTATATGTTTCCGGTTAAGatgttttctatttctttctagCGTATCTTTTTGGTATTTGACTGTTGAATCAGATGGTTTTATGcttattttgattgtttttttttaaatgaataacattttattcaattaagcaGTAATCACTGCAAACAACCAATCAATCATACACAGGTACGAAGAACACTCTAACGTGCAAGAACAGGATATGAAATCCATTACACACAGCACGATTTGGATGGTGTTCTTTATATTGAGTTTCATGCTAGCTGCCTTTATCTGCCTATTCTTGGCTTTCTGCTTGCCTTTATATATACTCCTATATTGCAATATTTATGCCTATGTGAAATCTGATAGACCTTGGATGATTTTGATTCCGTGTGAAATGTTTCACAACATAttgaaaatgaagctcaaaattTGTCCGAGCCTTTAGAGGGATTTGCCTATGATTTGTAGTTGATTCATTTACCAACTGGTTTTCTCTATAGGCATGTCTTGGGTTCTACAACGTGttttctttgccttttatttggCTGACAATAATTAGCTAAGAAGTAATCAAGGTAAGCTGGAAATCAAGCTTAGCCAAACACAAGTTAATAAGATTAAGACCTACTCTTTGGTTATTTCTAAATCGAATATTTAAGTTGTAGCAAGTCTCCAGTAATAGCTGGCCCTAATAAACTCTCTTCACATAATGCATTATTCTAACTCGTTTGTGTATTAATTGAAACCGGTGGAACAGTGTATCTCCCTCGTCTATAGACAACACCCAACAAGGGGGGACAGAAGTAGGCTCGAATATTATCACTATGCGCCTACAAGAGTTAATAACGCTATTAGCCAATTCCTAAGAGTAAAATTAACGGTAATGCAAAAAGATGATAACATCCATTGATGGGATGGgagtaatattttatgttgcaGTCGTAACTATAAAATTGTGATTTGGATAAGATCTTGCGATTTTACAATCTAACCTCATTAAAACGTTTAGAATTGCACTAAGATCGTAAAAATGGTAGGATCATATGAGATTTTACCGATCTTACAAAAAcatgatgtttttgttttgttttgttttgaagtgataaattttttgttttgaagaagcttaaagggtttttatttttttatgttgtgatggtatgaatttttatttttttattttataaaattatgttaatcTAACCAAatgtttttgtagtttttagttcacttgtaatcaaaatgaaggAATACTCCAtcatttttaaatgaagaatttataTTGGCTTTACTACATTTTAAGCTATAATGTTGTTAAAATTGTTTaatcaatatactaatttgtgttataatattactaaaatgtttttcttatatataattttattagtatgcttgtatttgtatattgattgattaatttttttgagcatgttttgtaatttttgctgagtggtataacttgaataATTGAGTGTAAAGTTGTATCTTGATCTCTTTGCAGTTCTAGTATGCAAATATACAATGTTTATATAGATCATAGATGAAGAAATGAATGATGATAATTAGGACAATGGTCATAAGAACCTTAaaatgagaataattaaatgtttacttcaccttaatattaatcttgcttttggatttcatattttagttagctagtttctatttgataacttattttggatttcaaacttggaacttggaatatattttcatatgtgttgataaatattttggtatttggttgttaattaaacatttattgaactttttagatatattgggtcaaaacttaaatatatttatttcattagTAAGACGTAGTGATGTATAacatgcaaattacatcatataatgcaatttttttttttttttttttttttgtgtggataaattcacaatttatgtgattatttaacgtacaaagtcattatcaatatgttttttgctttaaatatgaaaatatgtaggatcttacgatccacAATCCTATCCTTCGATCCACGATCTCACTTACCTCTCACGATTCTACGTAgaatcccgattttgacaaccttggtcATAACTCTTAAGCCAACTTCATTAGAGTAGGAGCATTTTTTTACACATTGATCTTGGTCCAAACTCATTGGACCGTCATCAAGCTGATTGCACCATTGGATTGAGGTGGCGATGATGGCACATGGTCCAGTGGTTTGCACAACCCCCATTTCAATCATTAATCAGTGTGGAGATGTTTggtactgttgtttaaacaacagttttcagtgtttaaacaacattatacatattttcacactttttt encodes:
- the LOC126705405 gene encoding 40S ribosomal protein S2-3-like; this translates as MAERGGAGGERGGFGRGFGGGRSRGDRGRGGRRRGRREEEEKWVPVTKLGRLVHSDKIRSLEQIYLHSLPIKEHQIVDKLCPGLKDEVMKIMPVQKQTRAGQRTRFKAFVVVGDNNGHVGLGVKCSKEVATAIRGAIILAKLSVIPVRRGYWGNKIGKPHTVPCKVTGKCGSVTVRMVPAPRGAGIVAARVPKKVLQFAGIDDVFTSSRGSTKTLGNFVKATFECLLKTYGFLTPDFWRETRFTKSPFQEHTDLLAKPTGKLVLEEPERNDA